A genome region from Myxococcota bacterium includes the following:
- a CDS encoding 50S ribosomal protein L25 yields MSNPINELIGSIRDSHGKGPARRLRQAGQIPGVVYGKGVQTLGVAIDPKVTSKMLLSPLKRNILIHLNLEGQSQKTVMVRDLQIDPVRRNLTHIDFIEIDPKVPVKAMVPLNVFGKSQAVVAGGQLEQVHHLIPVNVLPAEIPVKLDLDITELDFGSTLASFLKLPQGVELAIDGSEPIVTIKMPRADKDAAATPAAGAAPAGAPAAA; encoded by the coding sequence ATGTCCAATCCCATCAATGAACTTATCGGATCCATCCGCGACTCTCATGGCAAAGGCCCTGCCCGCCGTTTGCGCCAAGCTGGCCAAATTCCCGGCGTGGTCTATGGAAAAGGTGTTCAAACCTTAGGCGTTGCTATTGATCCCAAAGTGACTTCGAAGATGCTTTTGAGCCCTTTGAAACGCAATATTTTAATCCACTTGAACCTTGAAGGCCAATCGCAAAAAACCGTTATGGTTCGCGATTTGCAGATTGATCCGGTTCGCCGTAACTTGACGCACATCGATTTCATTGAAATCGATCCTAAAGTTCCAGTGAAAGCGATGGTTCCTTTGAACGTGTTCGGTAAAAGCCAAGCCGTGGTTGCTGGTGGTCAGTTGGAACAAGTACATCACTTGATTCCAGTGAATGTTTTGCCTGCTGAAATCCCAGTTAAATTGGATTTGGACATTACTGAACTGGACTTTGGCTCAACCTTAGCAAGCTTTTTAAAGCTGCCTCAAGGCGTTGAATTGGCGATCGATGGTTCTGAACCAATCGTCACCATCAAAATGCCACGCGCTGACAAAGATGCCGCTGCAACACCTGCTGCTGGCGCTGCTCCAGCTGGCGCACCTGCTGCTGCTTAA
- the def gene encoding peptide deformylase: protein MTARRIRIWPDPELLQISKPVEKVDESIKALVQDMIDTMEEIGNSAGLAAPQIGVPLRIFMADIPPEHNDGNGTNGAEAFINPEFIFREGEFTWEEGCLSIPGERGKVKRSYRVVMRYLDINGVQQEREAFDYLSGCFQHEADHLDGKLWIDYQSSLKKDMVRKKMLKLQANS from the coding sequence ATGACAGCACGAAGAATCCGTATCTGGCCTGATCCAGAGTTGCTTCAGATATCCAAGCCCGTGGAGAAGGTGGACGAATCCATCAAGGCCTTGGTTCAGGATATGATTGATACAATGGAAGAGATCGGCAACAGCGCTGGTCTTGCTGCACCGCAGATCGGGGTGCCGCTGCGTATTTTTATGGCTGATATTCCGCCCGAGCATAATGACGGCAATGGCACGAATGGAGCCGAGGCCTTTATCAACCCAGAATTCATCTTTCGCGAAGGCGAGTTTACCTGGGAAGAAGGCTGCCTTTCCATTCCAGGTGAGCGCGGCAAAGTAAAGCGTTCTTATCGCGTTGTTATGCGATATTTAGATATTAACGGCGTGCAGCAAGAGCGTGAAGCATTCGATTATCTGTCCGGGTGTTTTCAACACGAAGCCGACCATTTGGATGGCAAACTCTGGATCGATTATCAAAGCTCGCTCAAAAAAGACATGGTTCGCAAGAAAATGCTTAAGCTTCAGGCAAATTCATGA
- a CDS encoding GAF domain-containing protein, whose protein sequence is MKAPLPANEAERLKTLQEYQILGLDSDATLDAFTQLAAAICDTPMSTITLLGEHKGWLVSKVGLDQTESDRDVTFCAHTILQKDILLVEDAQKDSRFSDNPYVATNPGIRFYAGAPLIVENGAALGSLCVVDTRPKKLTPLQMNALNVLQKAVVTHLEHRRLLKELNALENLLPMCAWCRSIRNPDSSWTPLADYVSKSVPVSHAMCPNCAKNYGKS, encoded by the coding sequence AAAACGCTCCAAGAATACCAAATCTTGGGGCTGGACTCAGATGCAACTTTGGATGCCTTTACTCAGCTCGCTGCCGCGATCTGCGATACGCCCATGAGCACCATCACTTTGCTGGGTGAGCATAAAGGCTGGCTCGTTTCCAAAGTAGGCTTAGATCAAACAGAATCAGATCGGGATGTCACATTTTGCGCGCATACCATTCTGCAAAAAGATATCTTGTTGGTTGAAGATGCACAAAAAGATTCAAGATTCTCAGACAATCCTTATGTCGCAACCAATCCAGGCATCCGCTTTTACGCTGGCGCGCCTTTAATCGTGGAGAATGGCGCAGCTTTAGGCTCGCTATGCGTGGTGGATACACGTCCTAAAAAGTTGACGCCGCTTCAAATGAACGCGCTCAATGTCCTTCAAAAAGCGGTGGTTACCCATCTTGAGCATCGCCGGTTGCTTAAGGAGTTAAATGCTCTCGAAAACTTACTTCCCATGTGCGCGTGGTGCAGAAGTATTCGAAATCCAGATAGTTCCTGGACTCCATTAGCCGATTACGTGTCCAAATCTGTGCCAGTTAGCCATGCCATGTGTCCTAATTGCGCAAAAAATTACGGCAAAAGCTAG
- a CDS encoding DsbA family protein — MKKQLGTLSLAALGLLITAGCANKMTDDRLNALEKRVEELEKKPAMAARPEMPPAQEKAYQLPVGQSPVLGKKDAKVSIVVFSDGQCPFCKGADELLREAVKDPELKEKVNIVFKNYPLSFHQNAKPAAKAALAAKEQGDDKFWAMMEKIFNNQQNLTPENFSKWAKEIGLSMPKYELALKNNDGKYEEQIKADMDLGTNQAQVRGTPSIYVGGWELRERSVQGIKNVLKEKNLI; from the coding sequence ATGAAAAAACAGCTTGGAACTTTGAGCTTGGCAGCGCTCGGTCTCTTGATCACGGCAGGTTGCGCGAACAAAATGACAGACGATCGCCTCAATGCTCTTGAAAAACGCGTAGAAGAACTAGAAAAGAAGCCAGCCATGGCTGCTAGACCTGAAATGCCACCGGCTCAAGAAAAAGCCTATCAATTGCCAGTCGGCCAAAGCCCTGTGCTTGGCAAAAAAGATGCCAAAGTTAGCATCGTGGTATTTAGCGATGGCCAATGTCCATTCTGCAAAGGTGCAGATGAGCTTTTGAGAGAAGCCGTTAAAGACCCTGAATTGAAAGAAAAAGTAAACATCGTATTCAAGAACTACCCATTGTCTTTCCACCAAAACGCTAAGCCAGCAGCGAAAGCCGCTTTGGCCGCTAAAGAGCAAGGTGATGACAAGTTCTGGGCTATGATGGAAAAAATCTTCAACAACCAACAAAACCTGACCCCAGAAAACTTCAGCAAATGGGCTAAGGAAATTGGTCTCAGCATGCCTAAGTATGAACTCGCTCTTAAAAACAACGATGGTAAGTACGAAGAACAAATCAAAGCTGATATGGACCTAGGTACTAACCAAGCTCAAGTCCGCGGCACACCTTCGATTTACGTAGGTGGATGGGAGTTGCGTGAACGCTCCGTTCAAGGTATTAAGAACGTTCTCAAAGAAAAGAACTTGATTTAA
- a CDS encoding ATP-binding protein, producing the protein MLIQRQIYPQIERALARGKSILLLGARQVGKTTLIKAIPSDLSLSLIKPALRQRYEKDPGLLEKEILELRAREQKKLLVFIDEVQKVPELLDIAQDLHDSGIAQFILTGSSARKLRKQKANLLPGRVAVFHLDPLTLQETPMGKQNLEQLLLYGSMPGIVLQTNLIDQNLDLTSYVETYLEDEIRSEAVVRNLSHFSRFLELAASESGHILNFNKLSSEINVANSTIASYYQVLQDCLILERIEPLMVSKTRKKLTRSDKFLFFDLGMRRAAAKEGTALPDKHLGHLFEQWVGLELIRCARFADTPTKIQFWRDPDGPEVDWIITQNNSYTPIEVKYSSAPTEKDAKHLEVFLDEYPSSSKGYIICRTERAYQISKRVTAIPWQETPLLVG; encoded by the coding sequence ATGCTTATACAGAGACAAATATATCCGCAAATCGAAAGGGCGTTAGCTCGCGGCAAAAGCATCTTGCTGCTTGGCGCCCGCCAGGTAGGAAAAACCACATTAATTAAGGCCATACCATCCGATCTTTCGCTTTCACTCATAAAACCTGCGTTAAGGCAGCGCTACGAGAAAGATCCCGGCCTTTTAGAGAAAGAAATCCTAGAGCTGCGCGCCAGAGAACAAAAAAAGCTTCTGGTTTTTATCGATGAGGTACAGAAAGTTCCCGAGCTATTGGATATCGCGCAGGATTTACATGATTCTGGCATCGCTCAGTTCATATTAACCGGCTCTTCAGCAAGAAAGCTTAGAAAGCAAAAGGCCAACTTATTGCCTGGACGAGTCGCGGTATTTCACTTGGACCCTCTCACACTTCAAGAAACTCCCATGGGCAAGCAAAATCTAGAACAGCTCCTGCTTTATGGGAGCATGCCAGGCATCGTGCTTCAAACAAACCTTATCGATCAAAATCTCGACTTAACTTCTTATGTCGAGACTTATTTAGAAGACGAAATCCGTTCGGAAGCTGTGGTTCGAAACCTTTCCCACTTTTCACGCTTTTTAGAACTTGCCGCTTCCGAATCCGGCCATATTCTAAACTTCAACAAGCTATCGTCCGAAATCAACGTCGCCAATTCAACCATCGCCTCTTATTATCAGGTTCTGCAAGACTGCTTAATTTTAGAGCGCATTGAGCCATTAATGGTTTCAAAGACCAGGAAAAAACTGACTCGTTCTGATAAATTTTTGTTCTTCGATCTGGGTATGCGCAGAGCAGCAGCCAAAGAGGGCACCGCCCTGCCGGATAAGCATCTGGGGCATTTGTTCGAGCAATGGGTAGGCCTCGAGCTAATTCGCTGCGCAAGATTTGCAGACACACCTACAAAGATTCAGTTCTGGCGGGACCCAGATGGCCCGGAAGTCGACTGGATTATCACACAAAACAACAGCTACACACCTATTGAGGTGAAATATTCATCTGCGCCAACCGAAAAAGACGCCAAACATTTGGAAGTCTTCTTGGATGAATATCCCAGCAGTTCAAAAGGCTACATTATTTGCCGAACTGAAAGAGCCTATCAAATCTCTAAACGGGTCACAGCCATTCCATGGCAGGAAACTCCACTGCTAGTGGGTTAA
- the trxB gene encoding thioredoxin-disulfide reductase produces MPIQKTVIIGSGPAGWTAALYAARATLAPLVFEGSAPNLPGGQLMITSDVENFPGFPKGIMGPQLMALFKEQAVRFGSETRMENVTELDLSSRPFKVTSENGDVIHAQTVILAMGANAKWIGLPNEKELAAKGAGVSACATCDGAFYKGMDVAVVGGGDTAMEEAQFLTRFAKSVTLIHRRNEFRASKIMIERAEKNPKISFELEEEVQELLTTNNSLSGLRLKNKTISVQGLFVAIGHEPNNSLIKGQLKLDPQGYIQTLAQSAKTEIPGVFACGDLQDSIYRQAITAAGSGCQAAIDCERFLESEGH; encoded by the coding sequence ATGCCCATTCAAAAAACTGTCATCATCGGCTCTGGCCCTGCGGGCTGGACCGCAGCGCTTTACGCAGCTCGCGCCACTTTAGCACCCTTGGTATTTGAAGGCTCTGCCCCCAATTTGCCAGGTGGGCAACTGATGATAACTTCGGATGTCGAGAACTTCCCCGGATTTCCCAAAGGGATCATGGGCCCTCAATTAATGGCGTTATTCAAAGAACAGGCCGTGCGATTTGGCAGCGAAACCCGCATGGAAAACGTCACTGAGCTCGATCTATCCAGTAGGCCGTTCAAAGTGACATCTGAAAACGGTGACGTGATTCATGCCCAAACCGTAATCCTTGCGATGGGGGCCAACGCCAAATGGATTGGCCTGCCAAATGAAAAAGAGCTAGCCGCCAAAGGCGCAGGGGTTTCAGCATGTGCCACTTGTGATGGGGCCTTTTATAAAGGCATGGACGTTGCGGTTGTTGGTGGTGGGGATACTGCCATGGAAGAAGCGCAGTTTTTGACTCGATTTGCAAAATCCGTGACACTCATTCACCGCAGAAACGAGTTTAGAGCCAGCAAGATCATGATCGAGCGAGCTGAGAAAAACCCTAAGATTTCCTTTGAGTTAGAAGAAGAAGTTCAAGAATTACTTACGACCAACAATTCACTCAGCGGGCTTCGATTAAAGAACAAAACCATTAGCGTTCAAGGTCTCTTTGTAGCAATCGGCCATGAGCCTAATAACTCGCTTATCAAAGGTCAGCTCAAATTAGATCCGCAAGGCTACATCCAGACCCTGGCCCAAAGTGCCAAAACTGAAATCCCAGGTGTCTTTGCCTGTGGCGATCTGCAAGATTCGATCTATCGCCAGGCAATTACCGCTGCGGGTTCAGGCTGTCAGGCCGCCATTGATTGTGAAAGGTTTTTAGAAAGCGAAGGCCATTAG
- a CDS encoding YggS family pyridoxal phosphate-dependent enzyme yields MPNDLERIIEQIKAACQKSQRSLTSVKLLAVSKNQPIQKIEALYTLGQRDFGENYAEELDAKLHILKERLKDIRWHFIGQIQSNKIRLIAQADMVHSLANLKHAELLAKHTPHSRLPVLLQVNLSGEPHRGGVPVSQLAQMADAIASIPRLDLKGFMAILPLGTPHPPAYWFAQMQALQTSQWPELSMGMSEDYEEAIMHGATWVRIGSALFSKRS; encoded by the coding sequence ATGCCAAACGATTTGGAACGCATCATCGAGCAAATTAAAGCGGCCTGTCAAAAGTCACAAAGATCGTTAACCAGCGTAAAATTGCTCGCGGTATCTAAAAACCAGCCAATCCAAAAAATCGAAGCCCTTTACACTCTTGGTCAGCGTGATTTTGGAGAAAATTATGCTGAAGAATTAGATGCTAAGCTACATATACTTAAAGAAAGACTTAAAGATATTAGATGGCATTTTATTGGCCAGATTCAGAGTAACAAGATCAGGTTAATCGCTCAAGCGGACATGGTTCACAGCTTAGCCAACTTAAAACACGCTGAGCTTTTAGCTAAACACACGCCTCATTCTAGACTGCCTGTTTTGCTGCAAGTAAACCTAAGCGGAGAGCCTCACCGCGGTGGTGTGCCCGTTTCGCAATTAGCACAGATGGCAGATGCGATAGCGTCCATACCCAGGCTCGATCTTAAAGGCTTCATGGCTATCCTACCTTTGGGAACGCCCCATCCGCCTGCTTATTGGTTTGCGCAAATGCAGGCGCTGCAGACTTCGCAATGGCCAGAGCTCTCCATGGGAATGAGCGAGGATTACGAAGAAGCCATTATGCATGGCGCGACCTGGGTGCGGATAGGCTCCGCTTTGTTCAGCAAAAGGTCATAG
- a CDS encoding gamma-glutamyl-gamma-aminobutyrate hydrolase family protein (Members of this family of hydrolases with an active site Cys residue belong to MEROPS family C26.): MSNSKAPVVGITTVQTSINSGDFHKPVVLVNQAYVNLVADFGAIPVLVTENEAIVERLDALLIIGGQDMDPAFWHAKQEVDYQAIPGVGKRFCRPLDYAPNRKRDQFELALYQAAKSKKIPIFGICRGLQLINIAEGGTLHQELPESNIQHETGPDGTTQCHFINIDPNSYAHELMQVTSYTMSSRHHQGIDRLAKNLKATAWSEDGLIEMIEQVDSENWMMAVQGHIETTRVNFPLYDRLMEAFIERARLTH, translated from the coding sequence ATGAGTAACTCTAAGGCGCCAGTTGTGGGCATTACCACTGTTCAAACTTCGATTAACTCCGGAGATTTTCACAAACCGGTGGTTTTGGTTAATCAAGCTTATGTGAATTTGGTCGCGGATTTTGGTGCCATACCGGTCTTAGTTACTGAAAATGAAGCGATTGTGGAGCGCTTAGACGCCTTGCTGATTATTGGCGGCCAAGACATGGATCCGGCATTTTGGCATGCGAAGCAGGAAGTCGATTATCAAGCGATACCGGGCGTCGGTAAACGATTTTGCAGGCCACTGGATTACGCGCCTAACAGGAAAAGAGACCAGTTCGAGCTGGCTTTATATCAAGCGGCTAAAAGCAAAAAAATCCCGATTTTTGGGATTTGTAGAGGCCTTCAGCTAATTAATATTGCTGAAGGTGGAACGCTACATCAAGAGCTGCCCGAGTCGAATATTCAGCATGAAACCGGACCCGATGGCACGACGCAATGTCACTTTATTAATATTGATCCAAATTCATATGCCCATGAGTTGATGCAGGTCACAAGTTACACGATGTCATCCCGGCATCATCAAGGCATTGATCGGTTGGCTAAGAATCTTAAAGCCACCGCGTGGTCCGAAGACGGCCTTATAGAAATGATTGAACAAGTAGATTCCGAAAACTGGATGATGGCGGTTCAAGGCCATATTGAAACCACCCGGGTCAATTTTCCGCTTTATGACAGATTGATGGAAGCGTTTATTGAGCGCGCTCGCTTAACCCACTAG
- the pth gene encoding aminoacyl-tRNA hydrolase has translation MKLIVGLGNPGDIYAKNRHNVGFRVLDFLGLNFQKGFSGLYAKDSQFIYLKPQTFMNKSGDSVLAAASFHKIKPEDILVIHDELDLSFGTVRQKKGGGHAGHNGLRDITRVLGAEFSRIRIGISRPEHKGQVADYVLSNFSKEEEASLPDLIAQAIKLIQN, from the coding sequence ATGAAACTCATCGTGGGGCTCGGCAACCCGGGCGACATATACGCGAAGAACAGGCACAACGTCGGTTTTCGCGTATTGGATTTTCTAGGCCTTAATTTTCAAAAAGGCTTTTCGGGCCTGTACGCCAAAGACAGCCAGTTTATTTATCTTAAGCCTCAAACTTTTATGAATAAATCCGGCGATTCAGTCTTAGCCGCTGCAAGCTTTCATAAAATCAAGCCCGAAGATATTTTAGTCATACATGATGAACTAGACCTATCCTTTGGCACTGTCCGCCAAAAAAAAGGCGGCGGTCACGCAGGTCATAACGGCCTGAGAGACATCACCAGGGTCCTAGGAGCTGAATTTAGCCGAATCCGCATAGGCATTAGCCGGCCCGAGCACAAAGGCCAGGTCGCGGACTACGTGCTGTCAAACTTCTCCAAAGAAGAAGAAGCCTCCCTGCCCGATTTGATTGCTCAAGCCATCAAATTGATTCAGAATTAG
- a CDS encoding YbjN domain-containing protein, with amino-acid sequence MTFNELTEFLDNLGWPHQAMTDSVAKSLYSGSFGPTKVLFHVNPAGLRIAINPVLEKPSETGAWGKSVAQLVKKLNQESANIRIGLDSEGDIYVKLDLPKQQLSFDQFVYVLVNFCQVSDQLTVPVLQAQAYDHQTAVA; translated from the coding sequence ATGACATTCAATGAATTGACAGAATTTTTAGACAATTTGGGCTGGCCGCATCAGGCAATGACTGATTCGGTAGCAAAAAGTCTTTATTCTGGCTCATTTGGACCGACAAAGGTCTTATTTCATGTCAATCCAGCGGGACTGCGCATTGCCATCAATCCTGTGCTCGAAAAACCTTCAGAAACAGGTGCTTGGGGTAAATCGGTTGCTCAGCTGGTGAAAAAGCTGAATCAAGAGAGCGCGAATATTCGCATTGGTTTAGACAGTGAAGGCGATATCTATGTGAAATTGGATCTGCCCAAACAACAGTTGAGCTTTGATCAATTCGTCTATGTTTTGGTTAATTTTTGCCAAGTATCTGATCAATTGACGGTGCCCGTGCTTCAAGCCCAGGCATATGACCATCAAACCGCGGTTGCCTAA
- the uvrB gene encoding excinuclease ABC subunit UvrB has protein sequence MRLRSPFKLAADFKPTGDQPKAIQALSRGIKENHKHQTLLGVTGSGKTFTMANIIAQVQKPTLVLAHNKTLVAQLYQEFKQFFPDNAVEYFVSYYDYYQPEAYVPSTDTYIEKDSAINETIDKMRHRATTSLLERDDVIVVASVSCIYGIGSKESYEEMTVFAAVGRKQSRDSFLRQLIESQYERNDIAFTRGTFRVRGDTVEVFPPTEDEHAYRIAFFGDEIESITLVDPLRGKVLENVQEVTFWPASHYATPEIRTRKAMKLIRSELQLQLQKLRSENLILEAQRLEQRTTFDLEMLETIGMCKGIENYSRYLTGRGAGEPPPTLLDYFQRDFLLFIDESHQTIPQLGAMYEGDRSRKTTLVSHGFRMPSAMDNRPLKFQEFNALTNQVIYVSATPAQYELGLSDPFVAEQLIRPTGLLDPIVEVRPVGNQVDDVIKEVKLRVEAGERVLITTLTKRLSEDLSDYLKDVGIKAKYLHSDIDTLERTEILRQLRAGDYNVLVGINLLREGLDLPEVSLVAILDADKEGFLRSATGLIQTIGRAARHVNGKAILYGDRMTDSMAKAISETKRRREKQEAYNQEHGITPIGIQKAIAQLSEHFMVEEEAKVKPSGLAPDKIEKRIKKAKADMQAAAKQMNFEHAAVLRDEIKALEQELLNGLEKPS, from the coding sequence ATGCGTTTAAGGTCGCCCTTTAAATTAGCCGCCGATTTCAAGCCAACCGGGGATCAGCCCAAAGCGATTCAGGCATTAAGCCGTGGTATTAAAGAAAACCACAAGCACCAAACTTTGTTAGGCGTCACCGGCTCTGGCAAAACCTTCACCATGGCGAATATTATTGCCCAGGTGCAAAAACCTACTCTGGTATTGGCTCACAATAAAACTCTGGTAGCCCAGCTTTACCAGGAATTTAAGCAATTTTTTCCAGACAATGCGGTCGAATATTTTGTCAGCTACTATGACTACTATCAGCCAGAGGCCTACGTACCTTCGACCGATACTTACATCGAAAAAGACAGTGCCATCAACGAAACTATCGATAAGATGCGCCATAGAGCTACAACGTCTTTACTGGAACGCGATGACGTCATTGTCGTTGCGTCTGTCAGCTGCATTTACGGTATCGGAAGCAAAGAAAGCTACGAAGAAATGACTGTCTTTGCGGCCGTTGGCCGTAAGCAATCCAGAGACTCGTTCTTAAGACAGCTCATCGAAAGCCAGTACGAACGTAACGACATCGCGTTCACCCGCGGTACATTTCGGGTACGCGGAGATACAGTCGAAGTCTTTCCGCCAACCGAAGACGAGCACGCCTACCGCATCGCTTTCTTCGGGGACGAAATCGAGTCAATTACGCTGGTCGATCCCTTAAGAGGCAAAGTCCTGGAGAATGTCCAAGAAGTCACCTTCTGGCCAGCCAGCCATTATGCCACACCCGAGATTCGCACACGTAAAGCCATGAAGCTGATTCGGAGCGAACTACAACTTCAACTGCAAAAGCTGCGCTCCGAAAACCTGATTTTGGAAGCACAACGCCTGGAACAACGCACCACCTTCGATCTGGAAATGCTCGAAACCATTGGCATGTGTAAAGGCATCGAGAATTACTCTCGCTACCTGACAGGTAGAGGTGCCGGCGAGCCGCCTCCTACGCTATTGGACTACTTCCAAAGAGATTTTTTGCTCTTTATCGATGAGTCCCATCAGACCATTCCCCAATTGGGTGCTATGTACGAAGGCGATCGCTCCCGCAAGACCACTCTGGTCAGCCACGGTTTCCGCATGCCGTCTGCCATGGATAACAGGCCCCTTAAGTTTCAAGAGTTCAACGCTTTAACCAACCAAGTTATCTATGTATCCGCGACGCCTGCTCAATATGAGCTTGGTTTAAGCGATCCGTTTGTTGCTGAGCAGCTTATCAGACCGACTGGACTGCTCGATCCGATTGTCGAAGTCAGGCCTGTAGGCAACCAAGTTGATGACGTCATCAAAGAAGTTAAGCTTAGAGTGGAAGCGGGCGAGCGAGTATTGATCACCACACTCACCAAAAGGCTGTCTGAAGATTTGAGCGATTACCTAAAAGATGTCGGCATCAAAGCCAAATACCTGCACAGCGATATTGACACCTTGGAGCGCACTGAAATCTTAAGACAGCTTAGAGCTGGAGATTACAATGTTTTGGTCGGCATTAACTTACTGAGAGAGGGCCTGGATTTACCCGAAGTATCCCTGGTGGCGATCTTAGACGCTGACAAAGAAGGATTTTTGAGATCCGCCACCGGCCTTATCCAAACCATCGGCAGAGCTGCGCGTCATGTTAATGGCAAAGCGATTTTATACGGGGACCGCATGACGGATTCCATGGCCAAAGCCATATCCGAAACCAAAAGGCGCCGCGAGAAACAAGAAGCGTATAACCAGGAGCACGGCATCACGCCTATAGGCATTCAAAAGGCCATTGCTCAGCTCTCAGAGCACTTCATGGTTGAAGAAGAAGCCAAGGTAAAACCCTCTGGCTTAGCACCTGACAAGATCGAAAAACGCATTAAAAAAGCAAAAGCTGACATGCAGGCTGCTGCTAAGCAGATGAATTTCGAACATGCCGCTGTTTTAAGAGATGAGATCAAAGCTTTAGAGCAAGAGCTGCTCAATGGGCTTGAAAAACCGTCTTAA